Proteins co-encoded in one Streptomyces sp. SLBN-31 genomic window:
- a CDS encoding MarR family winged helix-turn-helix transcriptional regulator, with the protein MSEPDQRLYFLLQRAAHRLRTAVDRRCIAAAGVTTAQVGALFAVQDRPGATQQELAGELGLRESAVTALVGRLTMAGLLSKRAHPSQHRAVVLELTDAGADALRAARPEIDRFNAQLRELLGEDGFVATAEALHRLAHDWEA; encoded by the coding sequence ATGTCCGAGCCGGATCAGCGCCTGTACTTCCTGCTGCAGCGGGCGGCACACCGTCTGCGCACCGCGGTGGACCGGCGCTGCATCGCCGCCGCCGGCGTCACCACCGCCCAGGTCGGCGCGCTGTTCGCCGTACAGGACCGGCCCGGCGCCACCCAGCAGGAGCTGGCCGGTGAGCTCGGTCTGCGCGAGTCGGCCGTCACGGCGCTCGTCGGGCGCCTCACCATGGCGGGGTTGCTGTCCAAGCGGGCGCACCCGAGCCAGCACCGGGCCGTCGTCCTGGAGCTGACCGACGCCGGAGCGGACGCCCTGCGAGCCGCGCGGCCGGAGATCGACCGCTTCAACGCCCAGCTGCGCGAACTGCTGGGCGAGGACGGCTTCGTGGCCACGGCCGAGGCCCTGCACCGCCTCGCCCACGACTGGGAGGCCTGA